A region of Coccinella septempunctata chromosome 5, icCocSept1.1, whole genome shotgun sequence DNA encodes the following proteins:
- the LOC123314439 gene encoding uncharacterized protein LOC123314439 isoform X1: MASVAPRCQLLTRGLFAARESVRAIMDFYRFRAAIRAQSRNCSSKKCNCDCPQGESFIKDPRDTGEECETYKKLMAKKHVENTCRINEWPCSRYDTTVCDPMECKVEKIEDRPPIPDEVFEQTPPCIPYEGEGMRFRNMCEIAQLRRCYAENLMKAHHCTSERPACFSWDKTYPMRHAGAKPEIDGRPIVGESWKKKTWGIKC; this comes from the exons ATGGCCAGCGTAGCTCCGAGATGTCAACTCTTAACACGTGGACTTTTTGCAGCAAGAGAATCGGTCAGAGCCATAA TGGATTTTTACCGTTTTCGAGCAGCGATAAGGGCGCAATCAAGAAACTGTAGTTCCAAGAAGTGCAACTGCGATTGTCCACAAGGAGAATCCTTCATTAAGGATCCGAGGGACACGGGAGAAGAATGCGAAACTTATAAAAAATTGATGGCTAAGAAACACGTGGAGAATACCTGCCGCATTAACGAATGGCCTTGCAGCAGATACGATACGACAGTTTGCGATCCGATGGAATGTAaagtggaaaaaattgaagatagaCCGCCTATACCAGACGAA GTTTTCGAACAAACACCGCCGTGTATACCTTATGAGGGGGAAGGTATGCGTTTCAGGAATATGTGCGAAATAGCACAGCTGAGGCGATGTTACGCTGAGAACCTAATGAAAGCCCATCATTGTACGAGTGAACGCCCAGCTTGCTTCAGTTGGGATAAG ACCTACCCTATGAGACACGCTGGAGCAAAACCAGAAATAGATGGCCGACCCATAGTTGGAGAGAGTTGGAAGAAGAAAACATGGGGAATCAAATGCTAA
- the LOC123314439 gene encoding uncharacterized protein LOC123314439 isoform X2, producing MASVAPRCQLLTRGLFAARESVRAITIRAQSRNCSSKKCNCDCPQGESFIKDPRDTGEECETYKKLMAKKHVENTCRINEWPCSRYDTTVCDPMECKVEKIEDRPPIPDEVFEQTPPCIPYEGEGMRFRNMCEIAQLRRCYAENLMKAHHCTSERPACFSWDKTYPMRHAGAKPEIDGRPIVGESWKKKTWGIKC from the exons ATGGCCAGCGTAGCTCCGAGATGTCAACTCTTAACACGTGGACTTTTTGCAGCAAGAGAATCGGTCAGAGCCATAA CGATAAGGGCGCAATCAAGAAACTGTAGTTCCAAGAAGTGCAACTGCGATTGTCCACAAGGAGAATCCTTCATTAAGGATCCGAGGGACACGGGAGAAGAATGCGAAACTTATAAAAAATTGATGGCTAAGAAACACGTGGAGAATACCTGCCGCATTAACGAATGGCCTTGCAGCAGATACGATACGACAGTTTGCGATCCGATGGAATGTAaagtggaaaaaattgaagatagaCCGCCTATACCAGACGAA GTTTTCGAACAAACACCGCCGTGTATACCTTATGAGGGGGAAGGTATGCGTTTCAGGAATATGTGCGAAATAGCACAGCTGAGGCGATGTTACGCTGAGAACCTAATGAAAGCCCATCATTGTACGAGTGAACGCCCAGCTTGCTTCAGTTGGGATAAG ACCTACCCTATGAGACACGCTGGAGCAAAACCAGAAATAGATGGCCGACCCATAGTTGGAGAGAGTTGGAAGAAGAAAACATGGGGAATCAAATGCTAA
- the LOC123314435 gene encoding TBC1 domain family member 9 isoform X2: MPSGRQKNHPYILFSNIEKVMETLEDYQQCLSEPLIVYLTQNQHLTEFFIRLRRQKFIIVVVSCAMTHKEILEDWHWLFQNVCDTLSSFENEDEITDFVQCKIESVIASRQKPIDIEDEDTREFKAKSNCFLKLFKLPKDEKLVNYYSCSYWKGKLPRQGWIYFSLNYCCFHSYILGHHTKEIIRWSDVKELKKINSMLAPDSIKIVTRDKEYYFNMFLKKAETFTLMEQLVDLAMKRLIDDKRSYSSDKDLLNKLSKNVPKKPSFLKRDLDARAQSEAYRLLFRLPSSEKLDGLIDCTLMTPYNKRHVTGRLFLSQNYICFESRAKALVSLVIPLREVKLAEKIDNNQSNHSLDQAIIITTTNEINKTNFIFAQILDRDFLVEKISELLSKTFSKSREPIGYRRESSVSTISSSSPVDTSWKCQPALMKLFPLKNIPLVAKKQEEMEKEWELHFNKYGRGVSMYRTHDVYKLVLQGIPDKLKMDIWMTFSGAANEKATYPGYYRSLVGKAQKHASTANDEIERDLHRSLPEHPAFQNKIGIDTLRRILSAYAYHNPIIGYCQAMNIVASVLLIYCSEEDAFWLLATLCENLLPDYYNTRVIGAVVDQGILDELTKEYLPELHDKLNELGMNNMISLSWFLTIFLCVMPYESAVNIMDCFFYDGSKVIFQIALKLLEMNQDQLFKCRDEGEAMQLLSDFLNGVYNDDGRGAIRSKSYDEQKRSISVQKLIYEAYSKYANVTTGQIECLRLKHRVRVVQELEDTSERNAIRYVIGDGYFTKTELEELLSLVREEIISQKKTVPDKSDPFLQPYEAYKVDFEYFKILFATFSPWGKGEFSESMCARIFSLMDANHDSFLDFRELVAAIGLTTTADAAQRLKLLYAIHLPPLLSMADIQSPVTNEFGDEIAPEATEFFQSVEESVTLDTLSLNSDEDPARTYNWQRSSDSQLSTDSNNQKTDDLNWETKSLLNLRTVVQSKDGKLNLKSVPKMGQHHFITLWKNVFEIVQSESNNEKMIQAVGDVGIMLFKMGDVGRKFFVSRDDSDDSLLAAASVHSSSGFEDLSPDKNGNPTTPQSEIQWYITVEQFLASVLNSESLSEFFSKKYSISEHVQKLKGRRFK; the protein is encoded by the exons ATGCCTTCTG GGAGACAGAAGAATCATCCTTATATTTTGTTCTCCAACATAGAAAAGGTCATGGAAACTCTAGAGGATTATCAGCAATGCTTGTCGGAACCATTGATAGTATATTTGACACAAAACCAGCACCTTACAGAATTCTTCATCAGACTCCGTCGTCAGAAGTTTATTATAGTGG TGGTCTCCTGTGCAATGACACATAAAGAGATTTTAGAGGACTGGCACTGGCTTTTCCAAAATGTATGTGATACCCTGAGttcattcgaaaatgaagatgaaATTACAGATTTTGTGCAATGTAAGATTGAATCTGTCATAGCATCCAGGCAAAAACCTATCGATATTGAAG ATGAGGACACTAGGGAATTTAAAGCAAAATCAAACTGtttcttgaaattattcaaattaccTAAGGATGAAAAACTGGTTAATTATTATTCATGCAG TTACTGGAAAGGTAAACTTCCCAGGCAAGGCTGGATATATTTTTCCTTGAACTATTGTTGTTTTCACTCATATATTCTCGGCCATCACACAAAGGAAATTATAAGGTGGTCAGATGttaaagaattgaaaaaaattaatagcatGTTGGCCCCAGATTCCATCAAAATAGTAACTAGGGATAAAGAATACTATTTTAACATGTTTTTGAAAAAAGCTGAAACATTTACTTTGATGGAGCAGCTTGTTGATCTTGCAATGAAAAG gctTATTGATGATAAAAGATCTTACAGTAGTGATAAAGATCTCTTGAATAAATTAAG TAAAAATGTACCTAAGAAACCATCATTTCTCAAACGTGATTTGGATGCAAGGGCTCAATCAGAAGCCTATAGGCTACTGTTTAGGTTACCATCTTCAGAAAAACTAGATGGTTTAATTGATTGCACTCTGATGACTCCGTACAATAAAAGGCATGTTACTGGCAGACTGTTTTTGTCTCAGAATTACATATGCTTTGAGAGCAGG GCGAAGGCCTTAGTGAGCCTGGTAATACCATTGAGAGAAGTGAAACTAGCGGAAAAAATAGATAACAATCAAAGCAACCATTCCTTAGACCAAGCTATCATCATAACCACAACTAACGAAATTAACAAAACGAACTTTATTTTTGCGCAAATTTTAGATAGAGATTTTCTAGTAGAAAAGATATCAGAGTTGCTATCCAAAACTTTCTCCAAGAG CCGAGAACCAATCGGATATCGAAGAGAGAGTAGTGTGTCCACAATATCCTCATCCTCCCCTGTTGATACTTCATGGAAATGTCAGCCCGCTCTGATGAAACTATTTCCCCTAAAAAACATTCCTTTAGTTGCCAAAAAACAGGAGGAAATGGAGAAAGAATGGGAGTTGCATTTCAATAAGTACGGTAGGGGGGTGTCGATGTACAGAACGCACGATGTTTACAAATTGGTGTTGCAAGGAATACCTGATAAGCTCAAAATGGACATCTGGATGACTTTCTCAG GTGCGGCAAACGAAAAGGCCACCTACCCCGGTTACTACAGGTCTCTAGTAGGCAAAGCTCAAAAACACGCTTCCACAGCAAACGATGAAATCGAGAGAGATCTGCACAGGTCTCTGCCAGAACATCCCGCATTCCAGAATAAAATTGGAATAGACACCCTGAGAAGGATTTTAAGTGCGTACGCCTATCATAACCCGATAATAGGCTATTGCCAAGCTATGAATATTGTCGCATCCGTCCTGTTAATTTACTGCTCCGAGGAAGACGCGTTCTGGCTGTTGGCAACGCTGTGCGAGAATCTGTTGCCAGATTATTATAACACGAGGGTTATAGGAGCAGTTGTTGATCAGG GAATCCTTGACGAACTAACCAAAGAGTACTTACCTGAATTGCACGATAAACTGAACGAATTGGGGATGAACAATATGATCTCTTTATCGTGGTTCCTGACAATATTCCTGTGTGTGATGCCGTACGAGAGCGCTGTAAATATAATGGATTGCTTTTTTTACGACGGTtcgaaagtgatatttcaaaTAGCCCTGAAGTTGCTCGAGATGAACCAGGATCAGCTGTTCAAGTGCAGGGACGAGGGGGAGGCGATGCAGCTCTTATCCGATTTTCTGAACGGGGTGTACAATGATGACGGTAGAGGAGCCATTCGTAGCAAGAGTTACGACGAGCAGAAAAGG AGTATTTCAGTACAAAAGTTGATATATGAAGCATACTCGAAGTACGCTAATGTAACCACTGGTCAAATCGAATGTCTGAGACTGAAACATAGAGTTAGGGTAGTGCAGGAATTGGAGGATACTTCCGAAAGAAATGCTATAAGATACGTGATAGGGGATGGGTACTTCACAAAGACTGAGTTAGAG GAATTACTTAGTTTAGTCCGAGAGGAGATTATTAGTCAGAAGAAAACAGTCCCGGATAAAAGTGACCCATTTCTACAACCGTACGAAGCATATAAAGTGGACttcgaatatttcaaaatactttttGCCACATTCTCACCTTGGGGTAAGGGAGAATTTTCAGAATCCATGTGTGCTAGAATATTCAGT CTGATGGACGCAAACCACGACAGTTTTCTGGATTTCCGCGAATTGGTCGCCGCCATCGGTCTGACGACGACTGCCGATGCTGCGCAACGACTTAAACTACTTTACGCTATACATCTTCCGCCTCTTCTCAGCATGGCGGACATACAGTCGCCTGTTACCAACGAGTTTGGTGACGAGATAGCTCCGGAAGCTACAGAATTTTTTCAGAGCGTCGAGGAAAGCGTCACCTTGGACACCCTCAGTTTGAACTCAGACGAGGATCCGGCCAGGACATACAACTGGCA ACGTTCAAGCGACTCTCAGCTGTCCACAGACTCCAACAACCAAAAAACCGACGACTTGAACTGGGAAACCAAAAGTCTTCTCAATTTGAGGACGGTGGTCCAATCCAAAGACGGTAAACTGAACCTAAAATCGGTCCCCAAAATGGGACAGCACCATTTTATAACCTTATGGAAGAACGTGTTCGAGATTGTCCAGTCTGAGTCGAATAACGAG AAAATGATCCAAGCCGTTGGTGACGTTGGAATCATGCTCTTCAAAATGGGCGATGTGGGACGAAAATTTTTCGTTTCCAGGGATGACTCAGATGATAGTCTATTGGCGGCAGCTTCTGTCCATAGTTCTTCGGGATTTGAAGACTTG AGTCCAGATAAAAACGGAAATCCAACAACACCCCAAAGCGAAATTCAGTGGTACATAACGGTGGAACAATTCCTAGCTTCAGTATTGAACTCCGAATCTCTGtccgaatttttttcaaagaaatactCTATATCTGAGCATGTGCAAAAATTGAAAGGAAGGAGGTTCAAATGA
- the LOC123314435 gene encoding TBC1 domain family member 9 isoform X1: MFIKPEEVLVANAFWETEESSLYFVLQHRKGHGNSRGLSAMLVGTIDSIFDTKPAPYRILHQTPSSEVYYMVSCAMTHKEILEDWHWLFQNVCDTLSSFENEDEITDFVQCKIESVIASRQKPIDIEDEDTREFKAKSNCFLKLFKLPKDEKLVNYYSCSYWKGKLPRQGWIYFSLNYCCFHSYILGHHTKEIIRWSDVKELKKINSMLAPDSIKIVTRDKEYYFNMFLKKAETFTLMEQLVDLAMKRLIDDKRSYSSDKDLLNKLSKNVPKKPSFLKRDLDARAQSEAYRLLFRLPSSEKLDGLIDCTLMTPYNKRHVTGRLFLSQNYICFESRAKALVSLVIPLREVKLAEKIDNNQSNHSLDQAIIITTTNEINKTNFIFAQILDRDFLVEKISELLSKTFSKSREPIGYRRESSVSTISSSSPVDTSWKCQPALMKLFPLKNIPLVAKKQEEMEKEWELHFNKYGRGVSMYRTHDVYKLVLQGIPDKLKMDIWMTFSGAANEKATYPGYYRSLVGKAQKHASTANDEIERDLHRSLPEHPAFQNKIGIDTLRRILSAYAYHNPIIGYCQAMNIVASVLLIYCSEEDAFWLLATLCENLLPDYYNTRVIGAVVDQGILDELTKEYLPELHDKLNELGMNNMISLSWFLTIFLCVMPYESAVNIMDCFFYDGSKVIFQIALKLLEMNQDQLFKCRDEGEAMQLLSDFLNGVYNDDGRGAIRSKSYDEQKRSISVQKLIYEAYSKYANVTTGQIECLRLKHRVRVVQELEDTSERNAIRYVIGDGYFTKTELEELLSLVREEIISQKKTVPDKSDPFLQPYEAYKVDFEYFKILFATFSPWGKGEFSESMCARIFSLMDANHDSFLDFRELVAAIGLTTTADAAQRLKLLYAIHLPPLLSMADIQSPVTNEFGDEIAPEATEFFQSVEESVTLDTLSLNSDEDPARTYNWQRSSDSQLSTDSNNQKTDDLNWETKSLLNLRTVVQSKDGKLNLKSVPKMGQHHFITLWKNVFEIVQSESNNEKMIQAVGDVGIMLFKMGDVGRKFFVSRDDSDDSLLAAASVHSSSGFEDLSPDKNGNPTTPQSEIQWYITVEQFLASVLNSESLSEFFSKKYSISEHVQKLKGRRFK; the protein is encoded by the exons ATGTTTATCAAACCGGAGGAGGTGCTAGTTGCTAATGCCTTCTG GGAGACAGAAGAATCATCCTTATATTTTGTTCTCCAACATAGAAAAGGTCATGGAAACTCTAGAGGATTATCAGCAATGCTTGTCGGAACCATTGATAGTATATTTGACACAAAACCAGCACCTTACAGAATTCTTCATCAGACTCCGTCGTCAGAAGTTTATTATA TGGTCTCCTGTGCAATGACACATAAAGAGATTTTAGAGGACTGGCACTGGCTTTTCCAAAATGTATGTGATACCCTGAGttcattcgaaaatgaagatgaaATTACAGATTTTGTGCAATGTAAGATTGAATCTGTCATAGCATCCAGGCAAAAACCTATCGATATTGAAG ATGAGGACACTAGGGAATTTAAAGCAAAATCAAACTGtttcttgaaattattcaaattaccTAAGGATGAAAAACTGGTTAATTATTATTCATGCAG TTACTGGAAAGGTAAACTTCCCAGGCAAGGCTGGATATATTTTTCCTTGAACTATTGTTGTTTTCACTCATATATTCTCGGCCATCACACAAAGGAAATTATAAGGTGGTCAGATGttaaagaattgaaaaaaattaatagcatGTTGGCCCCAGATTCCATCAAAATAGTAACTAGGGATAAAGAATACTATTTTAACATGTTTTTGAAAAAAGCTGAAACATTTACTTTGATGGAGCAGCTTGTTGATCTTGCAATGAAAAG gctTATTGATGATAAAAGATCTTACAGTAGTGATAAAGATCTCTTGAATAAATTAAG TAAAAATGTACCTAAGAAACCATCATTTCTCAAACGTGATTTGGATGCAAGGGCTCAATCAGAAGCCTATAGGCTACTGTTTAGGTTACCATCTTCAGAAAAACTAGATGGTTTAATTGATTGCACTCTGATGACTCCGTACAATAAAAGGCATGTTACTGGCAGACTGTTTTTGTCTCAGAATTACATATGCTTTGAGAGCAGG GCGAAGGCCTTAGTGAGCCTGGTAATACCATTGAGAGAAGTGAAACTAGCGGAAAAAATAGATAACAATCAAAGCAACCATTCCTTAGACCAAGCTATCATCATAACCACAACTAACGAAATTAACAAAACGAACTTTATTTTTGCGCAAATTTTAGATAGAGATTTTCTAGTAGAAAAGATATCAGAGTTGCTATCCAAAACTTTCTCCAAGAG CCGAGAACCAATCGGATATCGAAGAGAGAGTAGTGTGTCCACAATATCCTCATCCTCCCCTGTTGATACTTCATGGAAATGTCAGCCCGCTCTGATGAAACTATTTCCCCTAAAAAACATTCCTTTAGTTGCCAAAAAACAGGAGGAAATGGAGAAAGAATGGGAGTTGCATTTCAATAAGTACGGTAGGGGGGTGTCGATGTACAGAACGCACGATGTTTACAAATTGGTGTTGCAAGGAATACCTGATAAGCTCAAAATGGACATCTGGATGACTTTCTCAG GTGCGGCAAACGAAAAGGCCACCTACCCCGGTTACTACAGGTCTCTAGTAGGCAAAGCTCAAAAACACGCTTCCACAGCAAACGATGAAATCGAGAGAGATCTGCACAGGTCTCTGCCAGAACATCCCGCATTCCAGAATAAAATTGGAATAGACACCCTGAGAAGGATTTTAAGTGCGTACGCCTATCATAACCCGATAATAGGCTATTGCCAAGCTATGAATATTGTCGCATCCGTCCTGTTAATTTACTGCTCCGAGGAAGACGCGTTCTGGCTGTTGGCAACGCTGTGCGAGAATCTGTTGCCAGATTATTATAACACGAGGGTTATAGGAGCAGTTGTTGATCAGG GAATCCTTGACGAACTAACCAAAGAGTACTTACCTGAATTGCACGATAAACTGAACGAATTGGGGATGAACAATATGATCTCTTTATCGTGGTTCCTGACAATATTCCTGTGTGTGATGCCGTACGAGAGCGCTGTAAATATAATGGATTGCTTTTTTTACGACGGTtcgaaagtgatatttcaaaTAGCCCTGAAGTTGCTCGAGATGAACCAGGATCAGCTGTTCAAGTGCAGGGACGAGGGGGAGGCGATGCAGCTCTTATCCGATTTTCTGAACGGGGTGTACAATGATGACGGTAGAGGAGCCATTCGTAGCAAGAGTTACGACGAGCAGAAAAGG AGTATTTCAGTACAAAAGTTGATATATGAAGCATACTCGAAGTACGCTAATGTAACCACTGGTCAAATCGAATGTCTGAGACTGAAACATAGAGTTAGGGTAGTGCAGGAATTGGAGGATACTTCCGAAAGAAATGCTATAAGATACGTGATAGGGGATGGGTACTTCACAAAGACTGAGTTAGAG GAATTACTTAGTTTAGTCCGAGAGGAGATTATTAGTCAGAAGAAAACAGTCCCGGATAAAAGTGACCCATTTCTACAACCGTACGAAGCATATAAAGTGGACttcgaatatttcaaaatactttttGCCACATTCTCACCTTGGGGTAAGGGAGAATTTTCAGAATCCATGTGTGCTAGAATATTCAGT CTGATGGACGCAAACCACGACAGTTTTCTGGATTTCCGCGAATTGGTCGCCGCCATCGGTCTGACGACGACTGCCGATGCTGCGCAACGACTTAAACTACTTTACGCTATACATCTTCCGCCTCTTCTCAGCATGGCGGACATACAGTCGCCTGTTACCAACGAGTTTGGTGACGAGATAGCTCCGGAAGCTACAGAATTTTTTCAGAGCGTCGAGGAAAGCGTCACCTTGGACACCCTCAGTTTGAACTCAGACGAGGATCCGGCCAGGACATACAACTGGCA ACGTTCAAGCGACTCTCAGCTGTCCACAGACTCCAACAACCAAAAAACCGACGACTTGAACTGGGAAACCAAAAGTCTTCTCAATTTGAGGACGGTGGTCCAATCCAAAGACGGTAAACTGAACCTAAAATCGGTCCCCAAAATGGGACAGCACCATTTTATAACCTTATGGAAGAACGTGTTCGAGATTGTCCAGTCTGAGTCGAATAACGAG AAAATGATCCAAGCCGTTGGTGACGTTGGAATCATGCTCTTCAAAATGGGCGATGTGGGACGAAAATTTTTCGTTTCCAGGGATGACTCAGATGATAGTCTATTGGCGGCAGCTTCTGTCCATAGTTCTTCGGGATTTGAAGACTTG AGTCCAGATAAAAACGGAAATCCAACAACACCCCAAAGCGAAATTCAGTGGTACATAACGGTGGAACAATTCCTAGCTTCAGTATTGAACTCCGAATCTCTGtccgaatttttttcaaagaaatactCTATATCTGAGCATGTGCAAAAATTGAAAGGAAGGAGGTTCAAATGA
- the LOC123314440 gene encoding uncharacterized protein LOC123314440 — protein sequence MLTAARYLRNLSLIRQCLSRTKNYGAHYSQRCDVDDCDCVIHQPKCKKRPQVVREVNCEKCIFECWEYKPRPKFVAPKTQEEQRKITRDCTPSMKDPKWRNVKEEKKKAKVCQHINREEAPVGNCPKTFKGVLSTTCKENPFKFEDEKVPLPDWDYNKKAQTPWKD from the exons ATGCTAACCGCGGCGCGTTATCTGAGAAATTTATCCTTAATTCGCCAATGCCTGAGCCGTACGAAAAACTACGGGGCGCATTATTCCCAGAGATGCGACGTAGACGATTGCGACTGCGTCATACACCAGCCGAAATGCAAAAAACGTCCGCAGGTCGTGCGCGAAGTGAACTGCGAAAAGTGCATATTCGAATGTTGGGAGTACAAGCCTAGGCCCAAATTCGTGGCGCCCAAAACGCAGGAAGAACAGAGGAAAATTACAAGAGACTGCACCCCTTCTATGAAGGACCCCAAATGGAGGAACGTGAAGGAGGAAAAGAAGAAGGCCAAGGTCTGCCAGCATATAAACAGGGAGGAAGCGCCGGTGGGCAACTGCCCTAAGACTTTCAAGGGTGTATTGTCTACAACGTGCAAG GAAAATCCCTTCAAGTTCGAAGATGAAAAGGTCCCATTACCTGATTGGGACTACAACAAAAAAGCCCAAACTCCATGGAAAGACTGA